The segment GCCGTTCTCGAGCAGAGCCTTGCGGAAGGCATCGTACGATTGATTCTTGTTCTCCAAATCGATGATGAACTGGGCCAGGTCCTTGTCATTGATGCCCAAGTGATTATCGAGCTCTGTGCAGATCTTCGAGACCAGCGACAGATACTCCAATTGCTGCAGCTCCTCCATCTCAGCAGAGCATTAACGATTTCGATTTCGACTTTTGCAAACTTTTCACTGCAATTGAACGCTTTCTTTTCAAGcaaaaaaaccacaaacaaaATGCAACGCACGCCGACCTATCAGCTGTTCCTGGGCTGCACGGTTGGCAAACAGAGTTGACTTGTGCGTACAGTGGCAGCCCCATTTAAATAGTACGTGATTATTTGACCTTACGCTCGCTTTTTGATGTTTTGACTTACGTTGTAACAAACAAATCAACTAGTTATAGCTTTGTAATGTCTTCGTTCTTCGACTGTTTCAACAATTTTGTGCAAAAAGGCCGCAATGTAGAGGAGAATGTGGCTACAGAAGACAAAACGCTAGAGGGACAGCAGCCGCGGCAGTCCAGAATGAATATGACAGCGCCCATTTCTCCCACGCCCAGTAATGGTGTAAGTATATAATCGCGTacttcgccgattccattagaTGCATGTGCGGGTACATATTTGCATGAATTCGAAGCTATACGGAAATTGCACAAATATTTGATGCTTTGGTGGGTCTCAAGCGCTGCCTGGTGCTGCCAGACCGAGCCAATAGAATCAGAGTCGAGTCCGCGGGTCCGGCATCTCTTGCCGTGGGCACGCCATATTTTAACAAACCAATTGTGAAAACACGTCGAAGTTGTGGAAGAAAAGGGATAAAAGTACCTTAAAGAAAGTGCAAAGCGAAATTTTGTGTGGGGTCGGTCTACAGTGGCTTTTGGGCGAACAGTTGTCGGGCAATAGTTGAATTATTTCCCGTCGCAGCGAGTGCTACAGCCAAGTAGAAAAAGAAGCAGTTCGATTTGAGGCAGCGCAGCAAGTAGCACCAAAACCAACCACAATCCGCGAGACGTACAGACACGGGCAGACAACAAAATGATGAAGCAAACAGTAAACAAAAGCGGCAACAACAATCCGAAGAAGCAGCTCCAGCCGGCTCCATCCTCGATTATAACATACAGTCCCAGCAAATTCGCGACTAAAGTCGGATGTTCGGACTACATCGTCACAgagcacacccacacacacacacacacaacgaCAGGGACGGGAGCAGcgaaaacaaataaatcgtCGGCGGTCGGAACACCCGCGTATTATGTGGTCAGCGCTGGGTCCTTGGGCAGTGCTGCCTCGATGTCAGGAGCAATCACAATGAGTTCGCCGCCCAAGGCCCCCACAGGAACATCCGCTGCGATAAGATCCCCCACACAACCGATTCACATCAGCCCCGGACCAGTGATAATGACAACGTCGCCCTCAACGCCAACAGAGAGTGTAATGAAATCCATAGAAATCCTCTTTCCTAAATGTTCATTTCCTATATTTGTGTAATATTTGTAGTTTTCATAATCCCAGCCGCAGCGACCTTTTTTCCCTGCCACAACTAATCGCAtttccactctctctctctctctgtctattGCTCTTTAGTCCAGCACCATCTCGGCCCACAGTGAATCTTCGTTTGGCGATAAAGTGGAGCACAGTTACATGCGCGATACGTCACGTGCCGAGTTGTCCAATGGCCTGGAACCGGTTCGCCACATCCTGGTTAACCATCCTCCGCAGTGCACCAGCTGCCACACATATCCGCAGCAGGACCTGGAGCCAGACCAGAACCATGCTCCACCCTACGACGAGATATCCGCCAAGGAGATGATGAACGAGTGTGCCAGGATTTCCAAGTATGTGAAGAACACCAATTCCGATGATCAGGACTGGGTGGCACGCCTAAATAAGTGAGTATAAAGCTGCAGATCGAGGACGACCATTGTCTAACCCTGTCTGTTCTCCTCAGATCTACCTGGAGCCCTATCCAAACGACGCTGTTCGAGAGGGTATGCAGCATACTCGACCAGGACCAGCTGGCGCGTCTGGCCAACGACAAGCGCCAGCACGAGGTTGTCCATCGTCGTGTGAGCGTGGACAAGTCCGCATCGCGAATGCGTCGGGCTTTGGGCAGCGTTGCCTGGGATCAGCGCATCACTCAATGGCTACACACACTGCTCATGCAGTCCATGCCGCCCTCGTACATGGCCTCCTATCTGGACATGATGCAAACACTGAAAACTAAGCTGCCAACCCTAATGGACAAGCTGCTGTTCAGTCGGCCGCTCTGCAATAACCAGGAGCTGCTCGCCCCCGTCATGAAGAAGCGATGGGAGCCAACTATTCTGCCCAAGAATCGTCAATTGTCGCACAATGCCATAATGGTGGTGCTGCCAAATATGCCCGCCAGCAGCAATGTGCCTGAGCGCATGCACAAATGGTATCGCTCGCTGGCTACCATCTGCCAGGTTGTCCAGATCACCATGCCCAATACGAGTAAGAGCATCCACCTCATATGAGATTTCCTTACCATTTACCCTTTACCCCTGACGTTCCTTCCACCCGCAGAAGATCGGATTGCCAATCACAATCTGGATCAGGTGGCCAAAGTCATTGTGTGCCTCACACGTGTCCGCATAAACGAGCTGCGCTCCGAGAATCCCAATCGTGGCATTATTCTTGTCGGCTTCAATGCCGGCGCATCCCTTGCCCTTCAGGTGGCCCTCTCGGAGAGCCTGGCGTGTGTCGTTTGCATGGGCTTCGCCTACAACACATTGCGTGGTCCTCGTGGCTCTCCCGATGACCGCATCCTGGACATCAAGACGCCCATTCTGTTTGTGATTGGCCAGAACTCGGCACGGAGCAGCCAGGAGGAAATGGAGTCGCTGCGCGAGCGTATGCAATCGGAGTCCTCGCTGGTGGTCGTCGGCAGTGCGGACGATGTCCTGCGTGTGCCCAAGAGCAAGAGACGCATCGACTCGGTTTTTCAGTCGATGGTGGATGCCATGGTGGTGGTAAGTCGGGCACCGAAGGCTGTGCAAATCTACTCTCATTGGTTTATTCCGCTTGCAGGACGAAATCTATGAGTTTGTGAACAGAACGCTGATGGATCCTCCGGGTCCGCGTGTACCCATGGCCCTGCACAACCAAGGCACACAGCGCGGCCAGAACAGGCTGCATCAGCAGCACGCCCTGGGCTTCGAGAAGGGAGGAGCCCAGCAGAATCGCAAGCGCAAAGTGGAGGTTGGATTGGACGAGAGCGGAATGCCGAACACCAAAAGCAAGTTTGTGCTGAACAGTGAGTACCCTCGAGTTCTGATCATCTATCCCACTACTAATACCTCCCCCGCATGTACAACTCAACTCAAACCAATCCAAATCAAATCATAAATCCCCAAATCATCAATCAAAACCTCCACTATCTCAAACAGTCCGCAGGCCGAAGGCACCGCGCCTCGTTGATCCATTTGCTCCCAAGCGAAAGGGTAAAACCATGCAAAGTGCAAACAGCATGCCCTGTTTATTTTTGATCCGCAACCCTATTTCACCGACTAACAGTTTTACCCCCCCCAGTTGGAAGACCTCGTACACGCCCACTGCCGAATGCAGCCACTCCAGCTGGTTCTGGCAttcaaaacaacaacaataacaacaacaacaacaacaacaaaggtGCTCTCAGCGTATACACACTAAATCAATCCATTGAATACCTACTAGATGATAGCATGGACAGCGATGATACTGCATCTGCATCAGGTGGATCCGTGGCAGGAGTAGGAGTAGCTGCTGGAGTGGCTGCTGGCGCAGGCAACCCCAAGGTGACCACGTCCGTGGCAGGGGCATTTGATATGGCCTACAAATCGCAACCGACGACGGTTAACATGGCAGCTGGCACCAAAATCAAGATGATACCCTCCAGCCAATTTGTGCAGATCAAATCCCTGACGCCGCAAAATAAACTGATCAATTATACGGTGAACAAGCCCTCCACAACGGGCACCATTGTGAAGACTCTAGGGGGCCCTGCCTCGGGCGGGCAACAGTACTTTACTCTCAAGACTTCGACGGGACAGACAACGAAATTTGTGGCTACCTCCTcgccagcaggagcagcaggagcgaCCCCGCCGCAGCAAAAGTATACGGTGTTCAAGAATGCCAGTGGCATGACCATGCTGCAGTTGAACAAGAATCAGTTAACCGGTGTGGACATGTCGAGCATCATTGATATGCCAATTATGTTTGCCGACAATGAGGGGAACATACCCGAAGGGGAGAAGGATCCGAAGATAGGTGAGAGTATGGGCTTTTGGATGTACGCTCTTGCGGTCGGCTCTAACCAGAAGATTCTAATCCACAGTGCCAGCCACACCCGGTCGCAATCCCAACAGCAAGAGTCCAATCATCATCAGTCAGAAGATCATAAAGGAGGCCAATGCCTCCAAGACAATGCCGTCAAGCAGCACACCCGTCACCAGCAAGGTAGGCAACAATATCGTTCTCAACAAGGGAATCCAGCAGCTGTTCACCACCTCGCCGAGCGGAGCCACCACCACAATTGTTGGCCAAAACAAGGTGGTCTATCTCAATCGGAATCAAATGAAGCCAATAAGCAATATAGTGACAACTGGCCAACGCGTGCCCGTACGTATTCTCAGCAGCACTCCGAAGAGTGCCACACCCAGCGGCAGCACAGGCAGTCCGCTTCTGTTGGACACCTTCTCGGGATCCCTAGTGTCTAGTGTCAAGGCGTCGCCCATGCCCTCGGGCACACTCCGCCACACGGGCATCATTAGCGTAGGCAACAAGACGTATCCACAGTTCCAGATGATCAACAGTGGCAGCCCAGGGACGCAGCCCAAGGTCACAACAGTGGGCGCAGACGGCAAGATGTCCATTGGGAATGTGTGCATCAAGTCTGGCACAGGGATCAGGCAGGTCCCCGTTCTGATGATGGCGAACCGTGCGGCCGGATCGTCCCCAGCATCCACTACTACTGGCGGCGCTGCCGTCCGCCGTGTCGTCAACATAGCCTCTGTCTCCAAGCTGAGTTCTGGCCAGGCCTCCGCCGATTCGAAGGTCGTCAAGCTGCAGCCACCTACAAAGCAGAATCAGAAGTAAGAATCGCAGATATAGAGGGAATCATACAATTTATAAATTTATATGTAAGCCAGGATCGGATCCCCAATCATTTTTAAAGAGagttttaaatttgaattaaTCTTTTCAGCCCCCATCCCATGTAGATTGTTGCAAAATGTTATTTAAATCGAAATAAAATTACCCCTAAGATTCAGCTAATATTTCATTCTGTAatgcatatgtacacatgtataGATGTACATTTACTGTATAGAATAAGGATGTATATATGTAGGTTCTTTTGGGACATTTTACTTGTGCGTCTCGAGTCTTGAGCAGAACACTGACAGATTCATtaagaaaataaaaacttgCCGCTTATCAAAAATTCCGGGAAAATCTGTAAAGAGTCAAGTGTCATTTCATGCATTTGCAGACCTCTGCATATTCCTGAGCTTGCTTTTTGGTTTCTTTATTCATGGCTAGACATTATGTACCTTATGTTCCTGTCCCCTTGATCTcctacagagagagagagaatgaggTCCGTCTTCTTGCCAAAGGATGACTTCTTGCCGCCAATCACGTGCTTCTTCCACTCGGGCACCTCGGCGGTGGCGGCGCCCATGCCACGCATGTTGGCCGCCAGATTGCGAGTGTCCTCCTCGGGCAGCGGATCGATCCAGTTCTTGTTGAGGTTCGTGGGCAGGGCCTCCATTTCTGGTTCGCGCTGCAGCATTTTCTGCTCCCGCCGCTCCTTGGACAGGGCCGACTGCATCATGGCCGCCTGGGTCAACGAACCGTCGGGATTCTTGACAATTCTCACGGGCGATAGGTCGTGCAGGGCCCTGCCATGGCCCGAGAGGAATGGCGGCTCTTCCTCCACAATCCCAATCTCGATGTCCGCCTCGTCGTCCTCGTCCTTGGGCAGCAGACCTGTCTCCTCGTCAAAGTCCGGCATTTCGCTCCTGTCCAGGACCCCAGAGCTAATCATCTGTTTGATTTCCCATCGCTCGGGGCTGGAGATCCTGGTAACCCGCTTCCTTGACTCGTTCTCGTCCCCGTCCAGGCTGTTGCCCTGCAGATTTAGCATGgaggtgctgctgctgaaggGACCATCTGGATTGCGGTCCCGCAGCGAGTCATCATCCTCGGGGGTGTGCGAGAGGGGATTCAAGTCCCTGCCCGACTCCTGATCGACTTCCTTCATGGACAGCGACACTTTCTGACCCGTCAGTGACATCACCTTGACCCTCACGGTCTGATTGCGGACCACCACTTCGGTCACGTCGGTGACCCTGCCCTCGGCTCGCAGCTGCGAGATGTGCACCAGCCCCTCCCAGCGCTTGCGCAGTCCGAAGAGCTGGACAAAGCACCCGAAGGGCACAATGTTGGCCACCTTGCCGGAGTAGATCTTGCCAGCCTCGGGATCGTCGGCCATCACTGTGCTGGGGGGCGGCATTTTCTCCTGGCGGCGATCGCCACGGTCGCCAGAGCGCGACCGACTGCGTTGTCGACGCTCGTGGCGGTCTCGAGAGCTGGACCTGCGGCGACCACGATCTCGCTCGCGATCGTCGCGGGACCTGCTTCGGCGGCGTTCCCGTTCCCGATCGCGATGCTCGCGTGATCTGCTGCTTCTGCGGCGTTCTTTGTCACGAGATCTACTCCTGCGACGCTCCCTATGCCGGTCCTCGCGTGATTTGCTCCTGCGGCGCTCCCTATTCCTATCCTCGCGAGATCTGCTCCGCTTCCGAGTATCCCTGTCCTTCTCGCGACTTCTGCTGCGTTCCCTTCGCTTGTGGGGTCGTTCTCTCGATTCCTTAATCTCTTTCTTATCATCGGTCTTGCCCTCGCCAGGCGCCAGAGCCTCAAGCTCCATCATGGCCGCGTCCACGTCACTCAGGTCTGTCTTTTTGCCAACCGAATGCTTTTCCTTGGCTTCCTCGTCCTGGCCCTCGCTCTGGCTGTATTTATCGTTGGGCAGGGCCAGGCCAGGGAACATTTTCATCAGCTGCGATTTCTTGTCATCTTTGCTGCTGCCAGAGCCGATATTCTCTTCGCTCCCGCCTCTCGGCCGACTGGGCCGCATTAAGTTGATGATGCGCTGCAGATTTTGGACGAGGGAGTCTGGAAACTCGGCGCCGTTCTCGAGCAGAGCTTTGCGGAAGGCATCGTACGATTGATTCTTGTTCTCCAAATCGATGATGAACTGGGCCAGGTCCTTGTCATTGATGCCCAAGTGATTATCGAGCTCTGTGCAGATCTTCGAGACCAGCGACAGATACTCCAATTGCTGCAGCTCCTCCATCTCAGCAGAGCATTAACGATTTCGATTTCGACTTTTGCAAACTTTTCACTGCAATTGAACGCTTTCTTTTCAAGcaaaaaaaccacaaacaaaATGCAACGCACGCCGACCTATCAGCTGTTCCTGGGCTGCACGGTTGGCAAACAGAGTTGACTTGTGCGTACAGTGGCAGCCCCATTTAAATAGTACGTGATTATTTGACCTTACGCTCGCTTTTTGATGTTTTGACTTACGTTGTAACAAACAAATCAACTAGTTATAGCTTTGTAATGTCTTCGTTCTTCGACTGTTTCAACAATTTTGTGCAAAAAGGCCGCAATGTAGAGGAGAATGTGGCTACAGAAGACAAAACGCTAGAGGGACAGCAGCCGCGGCAGTCCAGAATGAATATGACAGCGCCCATTTCTCCCACGCCCAGTAATGGTGTAAGTATATAATCGCGTacttcgccgattccattagaTGCATGTGCGGGTACATATTTGCATGAATTCGAAGCTATACGGAAATTGCACAAATATTTGATGCTTTGGTGGGTCTCAAGCGCTGCCTGGTGCTGCCAGACCGAGCCAATAGAATCAGAGTCGAGTCCGCGGGTCCGGCATCTCTTGCCGTGGGCACGCCATATTTTAACAAACCAATTGTGAAAACACGTCGAAGTTGTGGAAGAAAAGGGATAAAAGTACCTTAAAGAAAGTGCAAAGCGAAATTTTGTGTGGGGTCGGTCTACAGTGGCTTTTGGGCGAACAGTTGTCGGGCAATAGTTGAATTATTTCCCGTCGCAGCGAGTGCTACAGCCAAGTAGAAAAAGAAGCAGTTCGATTTGAGGCAGCGCAGCAAGTAGCACCAAAACCAACCACAATCCGCGAGACGTACAGACACGGGCAGACAACAAAATGATGAAGCAAACAGTAAACAAAAGCGGCAACAACAATCCGAAGAAGCAGCTCCAGCCGGCTCCATCCTCGATTATAACATACAGTCCCAGCAAATTCGTGACTAAAGTCGGATGTTCGGACTACATCGTCACAgagcacacccacacacacacacacacaacgaCAGGGACGGGAGCAGcgaaaacaaa is part of the Drosophila miranda strain MSH22 chromosome Y unlocalized genomic scaffold, D.miranda_PacBio2.1 Contig_Y1_pilon, whole genome shotgun sequence genome and harbors:
- the LOC117190652 gene encoding uncharacterized protein LOC117190652 isoform X2 produces the protein MMKQTVNKSGNNNPKKQLQPAPSSIITYSPSKFATKVGCSDYIVTEHTHTHTHTTTGTGAAKTNKSSAVGTPAYYVVSAGSLGSAASMSGAITMSSPPKAPTGTSAAIRSPTQPIHISPGPVIMTTSPSTPTESSSTISAHSESSFGDKVEHSYMRDTSRAELSNGLEPVRHILVNHPPQCTSCHTYPQQDLEPDQNHAPPYDEISAKEMMNECARISKYVKNTNSDDQDWVARLNKSTWSPIQTTLFERVCSILDQDQLARLANDKRQHEVVHRRVSVDKSASRMRRALGSVAWDQRITQWLHTLLMQSMPPSYMASYLDMMQTLKTKLPTLMDKLLFSRPLCNNQELLAPVMKKRWEPTILPKNRQLSHNAIMVVLPNMPASSNVPERMHKWYRSLATICQVVQITMPNTKDRIANHNLDQVAKVIVCLTRVRINELRSENPNRGIILVGFNAGASLALQVALSESLACVVCMGFAYNTLRGPRGSPDDRILDIKTPILFVIGQNSARSSQEEMESLRERMQSESSLVVVGSADDVLRVPKSKRRIDSVFQSMVDAMVVDEIYEFVNRTLMDPPGPRVPMALHNQGTQRGQNRLHQQHALGFEKGGAQQNRKRKVEVGLDESGMPNTKSKFVLNIRRPKAPRLVDPFAPKRKVGRPRTRPLPNAATPAGSGIQNNNNNNNNNNNKGALSVYTLNQSIEYLLDDSMDSDDTASASGGSVAGVGVAAGVAAGAGNPKVTTSVAGAFDMAYKSQPTTVNMAAGTKIKMIPSSQFVQIKSLTPQNKLINYTVNKPSTTGTIVKTLGGPASGGQQYFTLKTSTGQTTKFVATSSPAGAAGATPPQQKYTVFKNASGMTMLQLNKNQLTGVDMSSIIDMPIMFADNEGNIPEGEKDPKIVPATPGRNPNSKSPIIISQKIIKEANASKTMPSSSTPVTSKVGNNIVLNKGIQQLFTTSPSGATTTIVGQNKVVYLNRNQMKPISNIVTTGQRVPVRILSSTPKSATPSGSTGSPLLLDTFSGSLVSSVKASPMPSGTLRHTGIISVGNKTYPQFQMINSGSPGTQPKVTTVGADGKMSIGNVCIKSGTGIRQVPVLMMANRAAGSSPASTTTGGAAVRRVVNIASVSKLSSGQASADSKVVKLQPPTKQNQK
- the LOC117190652 gene encoding uncharacterized protein LOC117190652 isoform X3, coding for MMKQTVNKSGNNNPKKQLQPAPSSIITYSPSKFATKVGCSDYIVTEHTHTHTHTTTGTGAAKTNKSSAVGTPAYYVVSAGSLGSAASMSGAITMSSPPKAPTGTSAAIRSPTQPIHISPGPVIMTTSPSTPTESSSTISAHSESSFGDKVEHSYMRDTSRAELSNGLEPVRHILVNHPPQCTSCHTYPQQDLEPDQNHAPPYDEISAKEMMNECARISKYVKNTNSDDQDWVARLNKSTWSPIQTTLFERVCSILDQDQLARLANDKRQHEVVHRRVSVDKSASRMRRALGSVAWDQRITQWLHTLLMQSMPPSYMASYLDMMQTLKTKLPTLMDKLLFSRPLCNNQELLAPVMKKRWEPTILPKNRQLSHNAIMVVLPNMPASSNVPERMHKWYRSLATICQVVQITMPNTKDRIANHNLDQVAKVIVCLTRVRINELRSENPNRGIILVGFNAGASLALQVALSESLACVVCMGFAYNTLRGPRGSPDDRILDIKTPILFVIGQNSARSSQEEMESLRERMQSESSLVVVGSADDVLRVPKSKRRIDSVFQSMVDAMVVDEIYEFVNRTLMDPPGPRVPMALHNQGTQRGQNRLHQQHALGFEKGGAQQNRKRKVEVGLDESGMPNTKSKFVLNILPPPVGRPRTRPLPNAATPAGSGIQNNNNNNNNNNNKGALSVYTLNQSIEYLLDDSMDSDDTASASGGSVAGVGVAAGVAAGAGNPKVTTSVAGAFDMAYKSQPTTVNMAAGTKIKMIPSSQFVQIKSLTPQNKLINYTVNKPSTTGTIVKTLGGPASGGQQYFTLKTSTGQTTKFVATSSPAGAAGATPPQQKYTVFKNASGMTMLQLNKNQLTGVDMSSIIDMPIMFADNEGNIPEGEKDPKIVPATPGRNPNSKSPIIISQKIIKEANASKTMPSSSTPVTSKVGNNIVLNKGIQQLFTTSPSGATTTIVGQNKVVYLNRNQMKPISNIVTTGQRVPVRILSSTPKSATPSGSTGSPLLLDTFSGSLVSSVKASPMPSGTLRHTGIISVGNKTYPQFQMINSGSPGTQPKVTTVGADGKMSIGNVCIKSGTGIRQVPVLMMANRAAGSSPASTTTGGAAVRRVVNIASVSKLSSGQASADSKVVKLQPPTKQNQK
- the LOC117190652 gene encoding uncharacterized protein LOC117190652 isoform X1; translated protein: MMKQTVNKSGNNNPKKQLQPAPSSIITYSPSKFATKVGCSDYIVTEHTHTHTHTTTGTGAAKTNKSSAVGTPAYYVVSAGSLGSAASMSGAITMSSPPKAPTGTSAAIRSPTQPIHISPGPVIMTTSPSTPTESSSTISAHSESSFGDKVEHSYMRDTSRAELSNGLEPVRHILVNHPPQCTSCHTYPQQDLEPDQNHAPPYDEISAKEMMNECARISKYVKNTNSDDQDWVARLNKSTWSPIQTTLFERVCSILDQDQLARLANDKRQHEVVHRRVSVDKSASRMRRALGSVAWDQRITQWLHTLLMQSMPPSYMASYLDMMQTLKTKLPTLMDKLLFSRPLCNNQELLAPVMKKRWEPTILPKNRQLSHNAIMVVLPNMPASSNVPERMHKWYRSLATICQVVQITMPNTKDRIANHNLDQVAKVIVCLTRVRINELRSENPNRGIILVGFNAGASLALQVALSESLACVVCMGFAYNTLRGPRGSPDDRILDIKTPILFVIGQNSARSSQEEMESLRERMQSESSLVVVGSADDVLRVPKSKRRIDSVFQSMVDAMVVDEIYEFVNRTLMDPPGPRVPMALHNQGTQRGQNRLHQQHALGFEKGGAQQNRKRKVEVGLDESGMPNTKSKFVLNIRRPKAPRLVDPFAPKRKVLPPPVGRPRTRPLPNAATPAGSGIQNNNNNNNNNNNKGALSVYTLNQSIEYLLDDSMDSDDTASASGGSVAGVGVAAGVAAGAGNPKVTTSVAGAFDMAYKSQPTTVNMAAGTKIKMIPSSQFVQIKSLTPQNKLINYTVNKPSTTGTIVKTLGGPASGGQQYFTLKTSTGQTTKFVATSSPAGAAGATPPQQKYTVFKNASGMTMLQLNKNQLTGVDMSSIIDMPIMFADNEGNIPEGEKDPKIVPATPGRNPNSKSPIIISQKIIKEANASKTMPSSSTPVTSKVGNNIVLNKGIQQLFTTSPSGATTTIVGQNKVVYLNRNQMKPISNIVTTGQRVPVRILSSTPKSATPSGSTGSPLLLDTFSGSLVSSVKASPMPSGTLRHTGIISVGNKTYPQFQMINSGSPGTQPKVTTVGADGKMSIGNVCIKSGTGIRQVPVLMMANRAAGSSPASTTTGGAAVRRVVNIASVSKLSSGQASADSKVVKLQPPTKQNQK
- the LOC117190652 gene encoding uncharacterized protein LOC117190652 isoform X5; protein product: MSSFFDCFNNFVQKGRNVEENVATEDKTLEGQQPRQSRMNMTAPISPTPSNGSSTISAHSESSFGDKVEHSYMRDTSRAELSNGLEPVRHILVNHPPQCTSCHTYPQQDLEPDQNHAPPYDEISAKEMMNECARISKYVKNTNSDDQDWVARLNKSTWSPIQTTLFERVCSILDQDQLARLANDKRQHEVVHRRVSVDKSASRMRRALGSVAWDQRITQWLHTLLMQSMPPSYMASYLDMMQTLKTKLPTLMDKLLFSRPLCNNQELLAPVMKKRWEPTILPKNRQLSHNAIMVVLPNMPASSNVPERMHKWYRSLATICQVVQITMPNTKDRIANHNLDQVAKVIVCLTRVRINELRSENPNRGIILVGFNAGASLALQVALSESLACVVCMGFAYNTLRGPRGSPDDRILDIKTPILFVIGQNSARSSQEEMESLRERMQSESSLVVVGSADDVLRVPKSKRRIDSVFQSMVDAMVVDEIYEFVNRTLMDPPGPRVPMALHNQGTQRGQNRLHQQHALGFEKGGAQQNRKRKVEVGLDESGMPNTKSKFVLNIRRPKAPRLVDPFAPKRKVLPPPVGRPRTRPLPNAATPAGSGIQNNNNNNNNNNNKGALSVYTLNQSIEYLLDDSMDSDDTASASGGSVAGVGVAAGVAAGAGNPKVTTSVAGAFDMAYKSQPTTVNMAAGTKIKMIPSSQFVQIKSLTPQNKLINYTVNKPSTTGTIVKTLGGPASGGQQYFTLKTSTGQTTKFVATSSPAGAAGATPPQQKYTVFKNASGMTMLQLNKNQLTGVDMSSIIDMPIMFADNEGNIPEGEKDPKIVPATPGRNPNSKSPIIISQKIIKEANASKTMPSSSTPVTSKVGNNIVLNKGIQQLFTTSPSGATTTIVGQNKVVYLNRNQMKPISNIVTTGQRVPVRILSSTPKSATPSGSTGSPLLLDTFSGSLVSSVKASPMPSGTLRHTGIISVGNKTYPQFQMINSGSPGTQPKVTTVGADGKMSIGNVCIKSGTGIRQVPVLMMANRAAGSSPASTTTGGAAVRRVVNIASVSKLSSGQASADSKVVKLQPPTKQNQK
- the LOC117190652 gene encoding uncharacterized protein LOC117190652 isoform X7, with product MSSFFDCFNNFVQKGRNVEENVATEDKTLEGQQPRQSRMNMTAPISPTPSNGSSTISAHSESSFGDKVEHSYMRDTSRAELSNGLEPVRHILVNHPPQCTSCHTYPQQDLEPDQNHAPPYDEISAKEMMNECARISKYVKNTNSDDQDWVARLNKSTWSPIQTTLFERVCSILDQDQLARLANDKRQHEVVHRRVSVDKSASRMRRALGSVAWDQRITQWLHTLLMQSMPPSYMASYLDMMQTLKTKLPTLMDKLLFSRPLCNNQELLAPVMKKRWEPTILPKNRQLSHNAIMVVLPNMPASSNVPERMHKWYRSLATICQVVQITMPNTKDRIANHNLDQVAKVIVCLTRVRINELRSENPNRGIILVGFNAGASLALQVALSESLACVVCMGFAYNTLRGPRGSPDDRILDIKTPILFVIGQNSARSSQEEMESLRERMQSESSLVVVGSADDVLRVPKSKRRIDSVFQSMVDAMVVDEIYEFVNRTLMDPPGPRVPMALHNQGTQRGQNRLHQQHALGFEKGGAQQNRKRKVEVGLDESGMPNTKSKFVLNIGRPRTRPLPNAATPAGSGIQNNNNNNNNNNNKGALSVYTLNQSIEYLLDDSMDSDDTASASGGSVAGVGVAAGVAAGAGNPKVTTSVAGAFDMAYKSQPTTVNMAAGTKIKMIPSSQFVQIKSLTPQNKLINYTVNKPSTTGTIVKTLGGPASGGQQYFTLKTSTGQTTKFVATSSPAGAAGATPPQQKYTVFKNASGMTMLQLNKNQLTGVDMSSIIDMPIMFADNEGNIPEGEKDPKIVPATPGRNPNSKSPIIISQKIIKEANASKTMPSSSTPVTSKVGNNIVLNKGIQQLFTTSPSGATTTIVGQNKVVYLNRNQMKPISNIVTTGQRVPVRILSSTPKSATPSGSTGSPLLLDTFSGSLVSSVKASPMPSGTLRHTGIISVGNKTYPQFQMINSGSPGTQPKVTTVGADGKMSIGNVCIKSGTGIRQVPVLMMANRAAGSSPASTTTGGAAVRRVVNIASVSKLSSGQASADSKVVKLQPPTKQNQK
- the LOC117190652 gene encoding uncharacterized protein LOC117190652 isoform X6, which produces MSSFFDCFNNFVQKGRNVEENVATEDKTLEGQQPRQSRMNMTAPISPTPSNGSSTISAHSESSFGDKVEHSYMRDTSRAELSNGLEPVRHILVNHPPQCTSCHTYPQQDLEPDQNHAPPYDEISAKEMMNECARISKYVKNTNSDDQDWVARLNKSTWSPIQTTLFERVCSILDQDQLARLANDKRQHEVVHRRVSVDKSASRMRRALGSVAWDQRITQWLHTLLMQSMPPSYMASYLDMMQTLKTKLPTLMDKLLFSRPLCNNQELLAPVMKKRWEPTILPKNRQLSHNAIMVVLPNMPASSNVPERMHKWYRSLATICQVVQITMPNTKDRIANHNLDQVAKVIVCLTRVRINELRSENPNRGIILVGFNAGASLALQVALSESLACVVCMGFAYNTLRGPRGSPDDRILDIKTPILFVIGQNSARSSQEEMESLRERMQSESSLVVVGSADDVLRVPKSKRRIDSVFQSMVDAMVVDEIYEFVNRTLMDPPGPRVPMALHNQGTQRGQNRLHQQHALGFEKGGAQQNRKRKVEVGLDESGMPNTKSKFVLNIRRPKAPRLVDPFAPKRKVGRPRTRPLPNAATPAGSGIQNNNNNNNNNNNKGALSVYTLNQSIEYLLDDSMDSDDTASASGGSVAGVGVAAGVAAGAGNPKVTTSVAGAFDMAYKSQPTTVNMAAGTKIKMIPSSQFVQIKSLTPQNKLINYTVNKPSTTGTIVKTLGGPASGGQQYFTLKTSTGQTTKFVATSSPAGAAGATPPQQKYTVFKNASGMTMLQLNKNQLTGVDMSSIIDMPIMFADNEGNIPEGEKDPKIVPATPGRNPNSKSPIIISQKIIKEANASKTMPSSSTPVTSKVGNNIVLNKGIQQLFTTSPSGATTTIVGQNKVVYLNRNQMKPISNIVTTGQRVPVRILSSTPKSATPSGSTGSPLLLDTFSGSLVSSVKASPMPSGTLRHTGIISVGNKTYPQFQMINSGSPGTQPKVTTVGADGKMSIGNVCIKSGTGIRQVPVLMMANRAAGSSPASTTTGGAAVRRVVNIASVSKLSSGQASADSKVVKLQPPTKQNQK